The Streptomyces bacillaris sequence GGCTCCACCCCGGTACCAGCCCCAACCATCCGGTGCACCGCCGCCAGGGGAGCCCCACCGGCTCCCCCACACAGACCGGAAAGACCATGGCTTCCACCACACCGATAGACACACCACCGGCCCCGCCGGCCCCACCGGAACGGGCCGAGCGCCCCACGTCCGCGGGCCGCATGGGCGACAAGATCTTCGTGGGCCTCTCGCGCGGCTCGGGCATCCTGCTGCTCGTGATCATGGCGTCGATCGCCGTGTTCCTCAGCTACCGCGCCGTCATCGCCATCTCGAAGAACGAGGGCAACTTCCTCACCACCTTCGACTGGAACCCGGCCGGTGACCCGCCGGTCTTCGGCATCGCCGTCCTGCTCTTCGGCACGGTCGTCAGCTCGATCATCGCGATGGTCATCGCGGTTCCGATCGCTGTCGGCATCGCCCTGTTCATCTCGCACTACGCGCCGCGCAAGCTGGCCGCCCCCATCGCGTACGTCATCGACCTGCTCGCCGCCGTCCCCAGCATCGTCTACGGCATCTGGGGCGCCCTGGTCCTGGTGCCGTACCTGGAGGGCCTGAACCTCTGGCTCGACCAGTTCTTCGGCTGGACGTACATCTTCGACAAGACCGAGGTCGGCGTCGCCCGCTCGCTCTTCACCGTCGGCGTGCTGCTGGCGATCATGATCCTGCCGATCGTGACCAGCGTCAGCCGCGAGGTCTTCCTCCAGGTCCCGAAGATGAACGAGGAGGCCGCCCTCGCGCTGGGCGCCACCCGCTGGGAGGTCATCCGCCTCTCGGTGCTGCCGTTCGGCCGCTCCGGCATCATCTCCGCCTCGATGCTCGGCCTCGGCCGCGCGCTCGGTGAGACGATGGCCGTCGCCACGGTCCTCTCCCCGAGCTTCATCATCTCGCTGCACGTGCTCAACCCGGGCGGCGGAACCTTCGCGCAGAACATCGCGGCCAAGTTCGGTGAGGCCGACGAGTTCGGGCGGGACGCCCTGATCGCCTCGGGCCTCGTCCTCTTCGTCCTCACCCTGCTGGTCAACGGCGCGGCCCGGCTCATCATCGCCCGCCGCAAGGAGTACTCGGGGGCCAACGCATGAGCCACGCAACCGCCGTACAGGACCGTCCGACGCCGCCCACCGGGCCCGCGCCGAAGTCCGGTCTCAGCAGCCGCTCGCTGCCGCGCCTGGCACCCGTCGGCTTCGCCGCCGTGTCGATCGCGCTCGCCGTCGGCCTCGGCCTCGCCGCCGGCTGGCACAGCAAGGTGCAGTGGGGCATGCTCGCCGCGCTGTTCTTCCTGGCCATCTCGTACGTCGCCACCACCGTCGTCGAGAACAAGCGCCAGGCCAAGGACCGCCTGGCCACCAGCATCGTCTGGGTCTGCTTCCTGCTGGCCGTCATCCCGCTCGCCTCCCTGCTGTGGACGACGATCGTGCGGGGCGCCGAGCGCCTGGACGGCTACTTCCTGACCCACTCCATGGCCGGTGTGCTCGGCTCGGAGGCCAGCGGCGGTGTCTACCACGCGCTGATCGGCACCCTGGAGCAGGTCGGCATCGCCACCGTGCTCTCCGCCCCGCTCGGCCTGCTGACCGCCGTCTACCTGGTGGAGTACGGCAAGGGAACGCTCGCCAAGGCCGTCACCTTCTTCGTCGACGTGATGACGGGCATCCCGTCCATCGTCGCCGGTCTCTTCATCCTGTCGATCATGCTGATCGCCGACCTGGAGCCGTCCGGCCTGATGGGCGCGCTCGCCCTGACGATCCTGATGATCCCGGTCGTGGTGCGCTCCACCGAGGAGATGCTCAAGCTCGTCCCCAACGAGCTGCGCGAGGCCTCGCTCGCCCTCGGCATCCCGAAGTGGCGCACTATCCTGAAGGTGGTCCTGCCGACCGCGATCGGCGGCATCACCACCGGTGTCATGCTGGCCATCGCCCGTATCGCCGGTGAGACCGCCCCGA is a genomic window containing:
- the pstA gene encoding phosphate ABC transporter permease PstA: MSHATAVQDRPTPPTGPAPKSGLSSRSLPRLAPVGFAAVSIALAVGLGLAAGWHSKVQWGMLAALFFLAISYVATTVVENKRQAKDRLATSIVWVCFLLAVIPLASLLWTTIVRGAERLDGYFLTHSMAGVLGSEASGGVYHALIGTLEQVGIATVLSAPLGLLTAVYLVEYGKGTLAKAVTFFVDVMTGIPSIVAGLFILSIMLIADLEPSGLMGALALTILMIPVVVRSTEEMLKLVPNELREASLALGIPKWRTILKVVLPTAIGGITTGVMLAIARIAGETAPIILLVFGSQLINANPFDGAQSSLPFYIYEQYKIGEAASYDRAWAAALVLIAFVMILNLVARGIARWKAPKTGR
- the pstC gene encoding phosphate ABC transporter permease subunit PstC, coding for MASTTPIDTPPAPPAPPERAERPTSAGRMGDKIFVGLSRGSGILLLVIMASIAVFLSYRAVIAISKNEGNFLTTFDWNPAGDPPVFGIAVLLFGTVVSSIIAMVIAVPIAVGIALFISHYAPRKLAAPIAYVIDLLAAVPSIVYGIWGALVLVPYLEGLNLWLDQFFGWTYIFDKTEVGVARSLFTVGVLLAIMILPIVTSVSREVFLQVPKMNEEAALALGATRWEVIRLSVLPFGRSGIISASMLGLGRALGETMAVATVLSPSFIISLHVLNPGGGTFAQNIAAKFGEADEFGRDALIASGLVLFVLTLLVNGAARLIIARRKEYSGANA